The genomic window GGGAGAACTGCTTTCTTGAACAAGAGATTTCATTAGCAATAAATCTTTTCTTTGATATTTAACTATGCAGCAGGTTCTAAGctggaaaaaaagtttttctccACGTCACATCATGTAAATTCAAAGAGACAGGGTTATctgggagagggagcagggacaagCAGGCGACAAATGCAGaggaaattaaaagagaaagcagaataaTTCTTTGACTTTAAATGTCATGTGAGACGCCACCAGTGCTGTGCTATTTGGACACCTGTGTGATAATACCATTCAAAGCTTGTTGTGAGAGGGAAAATGCACACCTCTTACAGCTTTAAAAGTGTCtgtgaagattaaaaaaactgTATTGAaacaggggaggaaaaaaaatcaaagggaGCTCTGAAGGCAGAGCCTGCATTTCTGTAGGAAGACCCAGCCAAACTCAGCTGTTGGGCTTGTAGCACTTTTTAGGTGCTTGTGAGGAGACATGACTGCAAAAATATTCCTGGGGTGGAATCTCAAAATGTTCCATTGTCCTTATCCATGTGAGAAGGAATCAGGTTAGGAATAGCTATGGGGCTATGGGTCCTTCACAAGGTTTGGCATTTTATTAAGCAACTGAAACACTTTGTTGAAATCACAGCTGTTTCAAAGGAAAGCACTTTGCTGTTCCTTAGCAAAAGAGATCAGTGCTGTTCCCTGCTTTGAGATGGGCTGCTTTTGCCTATTGCCCCAAATCTGCTTCCTAAAAACACTTTTACTGCTGAATGTTGAGGCTGAGATGTCTTGTTCATACCtcaaaataaattgcatttagATAGAATACTACCTAGATGAGGACAATGGTGATGGTatttcagtgtgattttcaTTCCATTCTTCATAGAGTTTTCTCTCTCTTCGTGGCTGATCTCACAAAACTGATAATTAAAATAACCCCAGCCACATATGTTGCCCTTGTAGGGCAGACTTCCTATTTACTCTCCATGCTGTGGTTGTTTTTGATAGCGGGAAGCATGTGGTCATTATTTTACTAATATCTCTAACAGTACCTTGGCTACACACAATTCATTGCAAAAGGGAATTAACAGCACTGAGTTTTGCTAGAACATGTTTGCAGCACTCAGGCCTTAGGAGAAGCCACCTAATTAATCTGTATTATTTGCAGAATACATTCAGTTTCCCAGGGTGCTCCCTATACAGTCTTACTGGAAAGCTTTAAAATACCAGACCTcaaacagcattaaaaacacCAATGGCACCAGGCTGGGCATGTTCCCTGTAGCTGAAAGGCTGTTTCCTCTGCTTGAAATCACAGatttccatgaagaaaaaaccccaaccacacaaaaaacaaaataccaaaCCAAACAGATGCACTCTAAAAGCTTTGCAGTCTTTGTTTAAACCTTGAACCAGTGTTTGCACTTGTACTCACCGTTCCATACAACCTGCCCTTGCTGTTCATTGCAATGAAGAGAGCACTTTTCACCCCAAGCAGGCTGACAACACCTCTTTCTACAGTGGAGATCTCGAAGAGACCTGCAAAACAAGACATCCCACAGGAGTGTTTTCCCAGAATCTAGAGCTAATCCAAGGCAATTCAGatatcatttatttattttaaaatcctaaGGAACCTTTCATATTTTCTCTGTTAGAATTATCTTCCCAGTCTAGCAAAATTGATCTTGTCTTTTCCACATGCCATAGgacttgaaaataattattctggAATTTTAGTCACACACTGTGTAGTCCTTTTGTTCTGTCTGACTCTTTTGATCTGTCAAACTCTTAGTCTTTCTCacaagtaaattatttttatctaatATGCTATACTTGCAGAGGGTTTGTTATCAGCCTTAGAGGAGTGTGGCTTACTATTTTGAAGTCCCACATGACATCTTAGCCGCAAAAGATTTTAGTAACTGCCCTCTACAAGAAATTCAAATCCATATGACTAatgctttcctttatttttacagtTACAGAACAGCACCCCCAAGAAGGAACAAACCAGGAACAGCAAGCCCCTTCCATGGGACACATTGAGTGTTCCAAAAATACTGGTCAGCTGGGATTCAAAAATCATTCTTTGGCACTCCAAAGAGAGCCACAACCTCCTGGATTCAAAAGGCAAATGAGAAGGTGAGCAGTGAGAAAATGCAGCAGAACAGTCAATTTTTAACCTGTTTcgattgtttttaatttgtgcagtaaagaagagtaaaaataaattctacCTCAATTTGTCTCAGCCTTTGTGCCATATTTCAGCCCGGAGGGTTCTGATGTTTATTCATCCCAGAGACTTTCAAAAGGCAACAGACGTAGCACAGCTTAATAATACCAAGTAATAACATTTGCATTCTATGAAGGGTCATTACTCGAGTTCACAGCAATTAAGTGACATCTATTCTATGGCATTTGTGGATGCAACTCACTGTATTGGTTCTCATTGTGAACTCCGCTTATCCTTCCGTCTGGGAGGATTTGAAGGTGGAACCCGATGCCCACGTTGCAGTAAAGCCTCCGCTGCCTCTTGATTCCTAGCAAATAGTCACTCTCCCAGTTCACGTCTGCCTTCTCCCCTGACATCCCAGCAATGGACCTGGACAACAGAGATTGCCATTCTCTTTCCAGCAATGTGCCATTAGTTCTGCTTACAACAGGATGTGTGGAAGCAATCCCAGCCAGGAAGCCCAGGAGGATGAAAGTGGGGAACGTCCGGTGAGCAGCGGCTTCGCAGGACATAGTGATGAGGAGTCTTTGTGCAGGGGCCATCCGATTCACCTCCTGGGCACGTGGTCAGAATTAATGGCCCTAAAAATACCCTCCTTCttgtttttctcccttcagCATGGTGGCAGGGGCTTATTTTTGGAAAGCAAACAGAGATTGCTGACCTGAAACTAAAGCCCGAGAGCCGTTGTTTTGGAAGCAGAGACAGGCCAGCAGGACTCAAACTGGTGGGGACCATGTTTTGTAGATCCTGCTCTCCAGTGGGCAGCCTGGGTTATATTTGACTGAGCCATCTTTATAGTGCAGGGGCTGCCCCTCCCCACATCATCACTCTGACATCAACAGCTTGCCAAAGGTAAGCCTTGCCACGGCTGTAACACTAACCTGCCATCCTCCCCGGCTGGCTGGGCTTTGATGAATGCTGTCACCCAAGCATGGAAGCAGGAGTGGGATTTCATTGGCTGTGGGAAGCAAAGGAGTCAAAATGGCTGCGTGGTCAGAAGCCTCACAGCTTCCTTATTTAGAGGAGAAGGTGTAAAAACAGTTGTGGACCTCATCAGTGAGCAATGAGAAGTTTGCAGCCACTTCCTTGGTGGCACGATCACCAGGCATCACAGTATTTGTGGATAATGGGCTCCAAGAGGCCACTGCTGGTTTTATACACACCCAGCAAACCCAAGGCGTCTCTTCCTAAGCGATCCACATGCTAAAGCTTTGCCTGTACCTCTCAAAGGAGCACTCCTGGCTGGTTAACAGAGAGGTAAGCCATGCTAAAGGGAGAGGAAGCCCCTGGgcttgctcctgctgcttttaTTGCAGTGGCAATTCTGCTGAGCAGGGCATGCAGGCTGATCATTGATCCCTGCAGTGACACGTAGCTGGAAACATTAAATGTTCATGTTGGTCACTGAGGTGACTTCCAAACGATCACATTTATCTGGGGAGGTTGTGTgcctcctgcagggctgcaatTGTGTTTGTATGTGCAAGACAAGGACCTGGGTAAttcaaaaagaggaaaaaggaaaatggctcCAGCTCCCTCCTGTTTCACCATCTCCTTTCCCCAAGaccaaatactttttttttaataacatatgACTATCCTAATTTACCTCTCCTTCCATCTGTCTCACTTGTTTCCCCTCATTTTGAACTGGTGCTGTTTCAGCTTCTCTGTGGCTACACAGATTAGTCTTTTACCTTAGCTGGTTTCACAGGAGTTATGAAGATATTAAtcagaggaaaacagcagaTATTTAGACCAGTATTTTTGCCAATATGTCTGTCAGATTTTCACAGTTGGGGACCTGCACCTTCTGTGTAATTTGAGAGGCCATGCTAACAGGAAGGGTACCTCGAAGTGTAACTGAactgagcacacccagcacGACAGAGTTTGACATCAGGAGTGGTGTAACCTGAGGTCTGAGCCACTGCAACCCCCCCCAGCACAAGCCCTGGGAATGAAGGGCAGCCCATGGCAAccccaggcaggtgagcagCAGATCCAGTGATGGGTGTGATCCCAGCTGCTCTCTTGAGAGAGGCTCAGATGTGAAATAATTGGGAACCACTGGACTAGACCCTGGGCCAGGTGACATTTCAAAGCCCCTGTGCCTTTGCTGAATTAGCACTTGGAatatgacagaatcacagaatatcctcagttggaagggacacacaaggatcatccaagtccagctcctggctctgcacaggatgaccccaacaatcccactatgtgcctgagagcgttgtccaaacacttctggaAGGAACTCTGGCAAGTTTGGTGTTGTCACCAAAGGAAGCGTATCTTCTGCCTTTTGTTcacaaagaaattcttcagaTCCTTTTCTCAGCCTACTTCATCTCATGAGTTTTCATGTATGCAAAGTGTATACATAAGTGTTTGGAATTAATATTACTTGTATTTTATGTCCCCTTAGCCTTTACGAGGCCAACAACAGTGGGAAACAAAGCTCAGGGTCATTTTTATGAGCATAGAGAACTCATTTCTCAGCTTCTGTTATGCTACAATCTGAAGACCTGCCCATTCCCAATGCATTGACTCCTGGAAATACTGCCTAGAGCCATCACTGTCTGTAAAAATATGTGTTCTaatatttcctttccattttcccGCCCTAGAGAACATTTCAAGTGTAATGGGTGCAGAGCTGGACTTCCATCATCAGCTTTAACCACTTTTTAATCACCTTTATGTCTCATTCATCAGGTTTCTCATAGCAAGCACAAGCCATGGGCTAAAAGAGCTTCTCCAACTTGTGCTGGCACATCTGGTGCTGCAGATTCCCTGCAAGATGTTCTGATGGCCCAAGTCTAAGGAACACTTTGTGTGATGCACTGTGTCTCATCCCAGTACTCTCGATCCCAGAACAAATACCAAACAGtaggacaaaaaaaaccaaaccaggaTAAATTCCAACAAGTCTATGGGATGCACTTTTAGTCAGCCCAGCTGCAAAGTGACTGCTGAGAGCCACAGTGAGCCAGGGGACAGCCTTGCTCTGGTGGTTTCTTGTTGAGCAAGGAACACTCTGTATGGAAAGGGTGGCCAGATTCCTTACAAAAAATCAGGGCTTCTCCTGCTTGgtctgaaaagcaaacaactAAAAATTGTAATTTCCTTGGGACAGCTGGCCCTTATAAAACCAGGAGTCTTGGTATCTGGCCTAAGACTAAGTGTTGTGTAGCAGAGAGATAAAGTGAATCCTGCAGCCTCTTGATGCTCAATAATTTTGCATCAGAGCTGGAATGGGTCTGGAACCATCTTGAAGTCAGATCTGTGGCCAGCAGTTTGCTGAATATCTGTGTATTAGCATATGAAGATGATTCAACAAGGCAAGTCTTGTTTGCTCTAAAAGATGTCTCATTCTGATCAAACTTGTCCTCTTGGCCTGTGAAGAAAGGGCCATAAAACACATGGTAACCTTCTGATTTTCAGGCAGCATGTTGCCCTGGTTCCATGTGCCTTCATGGAAGGCATCAAGGGAGACACCAATAGCATTTGCAGGAAAATAAACCCTGTGAACtccaaaatgggaaaaaatttaCTTCAATAATCAACCTTCACTTTTGTGAAATCCTAAGACCCATGATGATCGTGCTTACAGCCTAATTAAAGTAACAAGTTTTCATTGTCAGTATTTTAGTGCAATATTAAAATAATCCCCCAGCATGGATCCACTTTCAGATAGTCTAAGAAAAGTCCTGCAGCTGAGTAGTAACATGATAGGGATGCAGAGCATGTCTGTCAAAAACATGCACAATGACTTAGGGTCCTAAGCTCCATTTTCAAACCTCTTAAAAGTCTCTCCCTATTTAAGGCCTGGAAAGAGCACACCCTCATTCAGAAGGACAGGCTAAAATTGTTTACCTTGCCTGTGAAGACCCAGGCCGGTGGTGgacagaggagaaaggagattTCCAGGTGACAAATCTGACCAGGTAAGTGTTGCAGGCTCTGGACAACTTGCATTAAACTCTGTAAGCCCAAGTATGACCGTGGAGCTCCATCAGACCATCTTTAGGTTGATGGGGTTTGTTGGCCAGTGCGTAGAGATTTATAACACAAATACTGAATGAAATAAGAATTACAGTATGAAAGCAGCATAAaaaacagtcacagaatcacaggatctgctgagtgggaagggacccacaagaatcattgaGTCCGACCCTCagacctgcacaggaccatccccaagagtcacaccctcTGCCTGAGAGTATCAAATACAGCAAGGGTTGCAGGGCTGGGCCATATTGACAATCAGGGACCCACCAATAGCCATAAAACTTGTACACACTGAGGAGTGTGTTGCTGGCATCAAGACTAATTTGGATAGGGCCACAGCACAGGGGATTAATCAGCAGAAGACCTGAGCTCTGGTAGCAGGAGAGGAACAAAAAGGGTCATAGCACACTGAGTTTgttgtttctcttcctgttaTCCAAGAGAAGGGTGGATTTGTTGTTATACCAATACCTAGAATGAGTAAACAAAACAGACAGCAATCTTGCCTGAGAATCTTGGGGACTAATAAGCTCTTGGAGGCAAACAAACTTCTGAACCAAAACTGTCActtcactgcagcagctgaCTCTTAAAATGTAGAGGAAACTTGTTCAGACACAGGTGTTTGCCATCACCATCTTTCTACTATTTTTTTGAGGGAAGCGGGGAAAAGGATCTAGACCCAAAGGAAACTGTGGAGGATTTAGGACTAGGGAGATTCTACattcctaggaaaaaaaaatctttttgttgtttattcATGCTAAATTCATTTCTGAAGAGGGAATGTCAAGAACAGATACAGTCAAATGTACCCATCTTTGTGTCCTGAGGTGGCTGTGTGTGTCTCCCCATGTCTTACAGGAGCAGGAATGACTGTCAGAAGACAGAGTGGTGACTCCATGATGAACTTGTGGCTTCCCaactggtgctgtgcccaccagcCCACGCTGCTTCTCTCATCACCTCCTCAGCTGTTCCcactctgcagggacaggcagtcCAAGGGTAAAAGGCTGAGCTGCAAAAAACAGAAGTGACAGCTTCCAGCCCTCAGTGGGATGTTTAGTTATTTATTAGAAGAGAGGAATGAGACAGTGAGTGTTTAATTTGGTTTTAGTTTGTTATGTGCCTGGTTTTCTCATTAAAGCAGGAACAGTGATGCTAAATGTCATGTGTGAATAACATAATGAATAGGAGAGCAAAAAACCCCTTGTTTTTATTGTTGGCAGGGATGAGATTTTGTCCAGTAGCCCAACTGACCGGATCTCTGTGTGATTCCTGACCATGGAAACTACTCAGATTAAATGGTGTAATCCAGTGTAGATTATTACAGgcaatttctgcctttttccagGTAACTTCCTTGTGTTGTGTATCGTTAGTTCAATTGaggactttctttctcttgcATGTCAACTGTTCATCTCTTGGTCTGGATCCTTCCTCATATTTCAAAGGACAATTCTGAAACCTTTTGTGCATTTCTTGGTTATTTCAAGCTTTTTCCAGACTTGAACCAAAGCATAACAGAtgtttccagcacagctggattgCCCACTTGTCCCCAGGAACTGAGGGAAAGCAACACCACTTCATGTTTTGGCTGCTCTCACGGTATCTGAAGCCTCCAAAATGCCACAGGTCAGACAGGTGTGCTCCCCTTGTTATTGGTTTGCTCTTCCACAGAGGAAGTTGTGAATTACTGAAGTTACCTCTCTTCCAGTGGCACAGACGTTTCCCAATTGAAGCCTGAAAAACAAGTTTAAGTCCATACCCCAAAGCCCTGCAGGCTCTTTCCACCATCAGGTGGATGTCTCAGTGTCCTGGCTGCAGCATCCAGCATGTTTTCTGGGGTGAGGTGTGTGTGCAAAGACCATGTTCCTTTGGTTtcaaaaaatcatagaatgactttggttggaagagacattaaagatcatcttgttccaaaccccttgccatgggcagggacaccttccactagcccagcttgctcagagccccatccagcctggccttggacacttccacggatggggcagccacagcctctctgggcaatgtatttcagggcctgcccaccctcacagggaagagtttcctcctaacatccaatctaaacctgttctctgtcagtttgaagccattcctgcttgtcctgtcactccaggcccttggaaatgCTGGAGCATTTGCACATTCCCAGCGACCTAAGAGTGGGTGGAGGGGGAAGCACAATGCACAATCCTCACCCTCCCTGCAGTCAGATCTGGATTTGGGAGAGCTTTATTAAAGGGCATCAAAACT from Pithys albifrons albifrons isolate INPA30051 chromosome 3, PitAlb_v1, whole genome shotgun sequence includes these protein-coding regions:
- the FGF6 gene encoding fibroblast growth factor 6, which gives rise to MAPAQRLLITMSCEAAAHRTFPTFILLGFLAGIASTHPVVSRTNGTLLEREWQSLLSRSIAGMSGEKADVNWESDYLLGIKRQRRLYCNVGIGFHLQILPDGRISGVHNENQYSLFEISTVERGVVSLLGVKSALFIAMNSKGRLYGTAVFQDECKFKETLLPNNYNAYESKAYHGAYIALSKHGRVKRGNKVSPAMTVTHFLPRI